In Phycisphaerales bacterium, the sequence ATTCCGCTGCGAAATCCGGACTCGCTCCAGAAGGCCGCCACAACCGGTCGCATCATCGAACTGCTCTCCCAACCCGTCGGCGGGACCGGCTCACGGACCACGCCGAATCGCACGACACCCTCGGGGAGCAAGCCATGACCCGGCGCGCGTTCACGCTCCTGGAACTCATGCTCGCGATGGCGATCGGCGTCGTCGTGCTGGGCGCGGCGTTCGGCGTCTTCTTCACCGTCTCCACCACCGATCGCCGCCTCGAGCGCCGCTATGACGAGATGGCCGAGATCGAACGCACGCGCATCGTGATGGAGCGGACGTTCAGCACACTCGTCGTCGCCGAGGGGAGCGACCCCGTCGCACGCGAGAAAGCACGGCGCGAGCGCGAGGCCGCCGACGCCGCCGCAGCATTGGACAAAGCCGCATCGACTGGTTCGGTCATACCCAGTTCGCTCACGCCTGTCGGTTCACCCGCGGGCACGAAGTCCCCAACAAGTTCCGCCGCCAACGCCGCCGCCGCCGCCAAGGCTCTCGCCGATGCCGGGCTGGACACCGGCGCCGCGGCAGAGGAAGACGCCCCGCTCCCCGTGCGTGCCGCCCCGCGCTTGCGCCTCACCCTCGACGATCCGGCTCGATTCTCGGATCCGCTCGGATACACGGCGGTGTCATCCTCGAACTTCACGCCCCAGCGGCTCGAGGTCGTGCTCTCGGCGTCGCCCGTTCCCGTCTCCACCGACGAGACCCTCGCCGCACGTCTGGCGTACACCGCGCGTGAGCGTCGCGAGCGAGAGAAGGACTACGAGCGTCGCAAGGCCGAGCGCGAGCAGGCCGCCAAGGACGCCGCGATCTCCGGCCAGACGCTCGCGCCCGGCGACGAGTCTCCCCTCGAGCAGCCGACGGACGAGCCGGTCGTCCAGGCCGTGCGCGGCGCTTTCGAGTTGCGGCCGGTGCCACCGGCACAACTCAACGCCATGAGCGTCCCCGAGGATTCCAAGCCCCTGTGGGAGTTGTGGTGGGTCCCGCTCCCACCGCGATTCGCCGATGACGACGCGGAGAACGCCGAACTCACGGCGATCCAGCCCCCGGACCTCCTTCAACCCGTCGGCCAGCCCTATCGCCTCGCGTCGAAGATCGAGGCCCTCGAGTGGCGTGTTTTCGTCAAGAGCCAACGACAGACGACCTACACCCTCGCGTACACCAACGACATCCCGGCCTACGTCGAGATGGAACTCAAGACCCGCAGCGGCTTCACCGCCAACTGGCTCTTCGAACTCAACTGGGTCAGCGGCGCCGAGGTCAACCAACCCGTCGCCGTCGACGCCTCTGGAAAGCCGATCTCGCCCAGCGCCACGACCGGGAGCGCGGCCACTCGAACGACCGGCTCGTCCAAGCCCGGAGCGAGCGGGTCCAAGCCCGCCGCCACGCCGCTCAATCCCGGCGCCGTCCGCGAACGCCCCGGTGGTAAGAGGACCTCCGAAGGAGACGCCAAGCCATGAGCCGCTCACAGTCCGTGAACGCGCGACGTGCCGCGCGTCGCCGCCCCGCGCGACGCAAGGGCTTCGCGCTCATGTTTGTCGTCATGCTCTCCTTCGTCGCGGCCATTGCCCTCGCGGTGATGGTCGAGCGCCAGATGGCCCAGACCATGTCCGTGCAGCGCCAGGTCGCGCTCTATGAGACGCGCCACCTCGAGCGCGGACTCGCCGAGGCCGTGGAAACCTGGGTTCGATCCCTCGGCAACGCCCCCGTCATCGACAACCTCGGCGAGAACGGCCTGGCCTTCGAGATCTCGCCGCAGGGCGAGGCCGGGATCCTCGTGTATTTCGAAGACGCCCAGGGGACCGCCCTCGACGATCTCACCGCGCTCCAGGGCCTGCGCTACGACTTCGCCTCGCGCATCCTCGACGAACTCGCCGCTCGCGCCAAGGACCAGACGGTCACGTGGACCCGCCGCCTCGGACCCGTCGCGATCAGCGCCAACAGCGCCCGCGAGGAGGTCCTCGACGCCGTGGTCGCGACGTGCTGCAACCCGGGAAACGGCAAGACCATCCCCGGCGAGATCATCCGCGCCCGCGCGACAGAGCCCTTGACCCCCGTCACGCTCGACCAGGTCATCATCAACTCCGGCGTCACGCCCGAGGAGCAGAACGCGCTCCGCAAGGCCCTGACTGCGTCGCCGATCCTCTGGACCTGCCGCGTCGAACCGACCGACAACTCGCTCCGCCTGCCGGGGCAGCGGCTGCGATACTCGGGCGTGGTCCTCTCCTCCGGCGGCGATCGCGACGGTCTGGCCGGGTTTCAAAGACGTGTCTCGGTCCTGGAGATGAAGCGCGAGCAGTACTGATACAGTTGAGCCTCGCGATTCGGCACGCCTCAGGGAGGAGGCCAGAACCATCGCGATCGCGGGGCGAGCGACAGGAAACGGAAGGGAAGCACGCCATGGACATGCCTCGAACCAAAGCCACGCGGATCACCTGGATCGCCCGGATCGGGACGCTCGCGAGCGTCGGCCTGGGTGCGTGGGTCCTCGTCTCGGCGCTCAAGTCGCCCCAGTCGGCCTCGCCCTCGCCGCGTGTCATCACGATTCCTACCGCCGTGGTCACCGCGACCAAGGGCGAGACCCGCACCGCGATCGACCTCACGCCCACCGCCGCGAGGTTCGGCTCGTTCGCCAACAGCCCGAGGCCGATCGTGATCGAGCCGGTCACGCCGCCGAGCGTTCCAACCACGCCCGTGGCCGACACCACGCCCCCGCCCCAGGCCGACGAACTGAAATACCTTGGCCAGATCGAGTTCGCCGGACTGAAGCGCGCCATGATCGCGCGCGGGCCGCACCAGGTGCTCGTCAAGGTCGGTCAGTCGATCGAGGGCGAGCGCGTCGCGACCATCGATCGAGACTTCGTCGAACTCGACCGTGACGGCGTGACCCGCCGCCTCGAGCGCGCCGAGCGCACGGGCGACTTCTTCACTCGCGTCGCCGCCGCCGGCGCACAAGGTCAGCAACGCCCCGGAACCAATCCCAACGCCATGGGCGGCGCCTCAACCGCTTCGCCCGGCATCCGCGTTTCGGC encodes:
- a CDS encoding prepilin-type N-terminal cleavage/methylation domain-containing protein translates to MTRRAFTLLELMLAMAIGVVVLGAAFGVFFTVSTTDRRLERRYDEMAEIERTRIVMERTFSTLVVAEGSDPVAREKARREREAADAAAALDKAASTGSVIPSSLTPVGSPAGTKSPTSSAANAAAAAKALADAGLDTGAAAEEDAPLPVRAAPRLRLTLDDPARFSDPLGYTAVSSSNFTPQRLEVVLSASPVPVSTDETLAARLAYTARERREREKDYERRKAEREQAAKDAAISGQTLAPGDESPLEQPTDEPVVQAVRGAFELRPVPPAQLNAMSVPEDSKPLWELWWVPLPPRFADDDAENAELTAIQPPDLLQPVGQPYRLASKIEALEWRVFVKSQRQTTYTLAYTNDIPAYVEMELKTRSGFTANWLFELNWVSGAEVNQPVAVDASGKPISPSATTGSAATRTTGSSKPGASGSKPAATPLNPGAVRERPGGKRTSEGDAKP